The window TCACCTTCACCGAGGCTTGGGCCGCCTGGTGGGAGACGTGGGTGGGGCGGAACTCCCGGAAGGCCCTTTCCACCCCCTCCTTGTCCCTTAGGTCCACCCGGAAGAAGGGGACGCCTTTGGGCACGTTTTCCCGCTTGCCCGTGGCCAGGTTGTCCAGGACCGCCACCTCCAGGCCCCTGGCGAGGAGGTCCTCCACGATGTGGCTTCCGATGAAACCGGCGCCGCCCGTCACCAGCACGCGCATAAAACCTCCCGGGCCGAAGCCCGGAGGCAGTCTACCACCTGGGTTAGGATGGGGGGCGTGAGGTTTGTTTCCCGCCTGGCGGCCCTTTTCGCCCGGGTCTTCTCCCAGAGGAGGGGGTGTCCCGTCTGCGGCCTGCCCGAGGACCTGGCCCGGGAGGTCAGGGCCTACCGGCGGCACTGCCCCCGGGTGGCCTTCCGGGCCTGCCCCTACGACCCGAGGCGGGGCCTTTGGCGCCAGCGGCGGTGATCAGCCGATCCTAACCTCCGGCTCGTTCCCTGGCCTCCACTTGATGGTGCAGCCGATGGCGGGGGCCTCCTTGAGGGGGGGCTCCTCGCCCCGGAGGAGGGCCTCTATGGCCGCCTCGAGGTCGTGGCTTTGCACCTTGCTGGGGTCCTTGGGGTTGTCGTTCACCCGGCCGTGGTAGCGGAGGAGGCGCCTTTCGTCAAAGAGGAAGACCTCCGGGGTGCGCAGGGCGCGGTAGGCCTTGGCCACCTCCTGGGTCTCGTCCAGGAGGTAGGGGAAGAAGATTCCGTGCTCCTCGGCGAAGGCCGCCATCTTCTCCGGGGCGTCCTCGGGGTACTTCTCGTAGTCGTTGGCGTTGATGCCCACGAAGGCCACCTTGCCCCGGTACCTTTCCGCCAGGGCCACGAGCTCGCCGATGGAGCCCTTGACGTAGGGGCAGTGGTTGCACATGAAGACCACGGCGAGCAAAGGCTCATGGAACTGGGAAAGCCGGTAGCGTCCGCCCCTTGGGTCAGGAAGCTCGGCGTCAATCAGGGGGCTTTCCAGGGGAAGCTCGGGGTACTGGAGCATGGCTTTATGCTACCCGCGAGGTGGTAGACTGGGCAACGCCGGAGGCCACGATGAAAAGGCGGAGCTTTCTCAGGAAGGTGGGCGTGGGCCTTGGGGCGAGCCTCTTCTACCGCGCCTTCGCCCAGGGGAGCCCCACGGTGCGCTGGCGGCTTGTCTCCAGCTACCCGAGGAGCCTGGACACCCTCTACGGCGGGGCGGAGGAGCTGGCGAAGCGGGTGGCGGAGCTCACCGGGGGGCGGTTCCAGATCCGGGTCTACCAGGCCGGGGAGCTCGTCCCTGGGGGGCAGGTGCTGGACGCGGTGCAGCAGGGCACGGTGGAGGCCGGCCACACCTACGGTCCCTTCTACGTGGGCAAGAACCCGGCTTTGGCCTTTGACGGAGGCGTCCCCTTCGGCCTGACCTACCGGCAGCACAACGCCTGGATGCTCATGGGCGGGGGGCTTGAGCTCCTCCGCCGGGTCTACGCCGACTTCGGCGTCCTCCAGTTCCCCGGGGGGAACACCGGGACCCAGATGGGGGGCTGGTTCCGCCGGGAGGTCCGCACCCTGGAGGACCTCAAGGGCCTCAGGATGCGCATCCCGGGCCTCGGCGGCCTCGTGATGGGGCGGCTCGGGGTGGTGCCCCAGACGCTGGCGGCCGGGGACATCTACCCCGCCTTGGAGCGGGGGGCCATAGACGCCACCGAGTTCGCCGGGCCCTACGACGACGAGAAGCTGGGCTTTTACAAGGTGGCCCGCTACTACTACTACCCCTCCTTCTGGGAGCCCAGCGCCCAGCTCTCCTTCCTCGTGGCCCAAAGGGAGTGGGCGAGGCTTCCCAAGGAGTTCCAGGAGGCCTTCCAGGCGGCGGCGAGCGAGGTGAACCTCACCATGATGGCCAAGTACGACGCCCTGAACCCGCCCGCCCTGAAGCGCCTCCTCGCGGCCGGGGTGCGCCTAAGGAAGTGGCCCGCGGAGATCATGCGCAAGGCGGAGGAGGAGGCCCGAGCCCTCTACGAGGAGCAGGCGGCCAAGGACCCGGGGTACCGCCGGGTCTACACCGCCTACTGGGCCTTCCGGGAGGAGGTCTTCCGCTGGTTCGCCGTGGCCGAGCTGGGCTACCAGGCCTTCGCCTTCCCCTCGGTTTAGAGGACCTTGAGGTCGGGGAAGCGCCGGGCCAGGGCCTCCCTGAAGGCGGGGAAGCGGCTTTCGGCCACCAGGGCCACCACGGCCCCGCCGAAGCCCGCCCCCGTGAGCTTGGCCCCGTAGGCCCCGGCCCGCAGGGCCTCCTCCACCAGGGCGTCCAGCTCGGGCAGGCTCACCTCGTAGTCTTGGGCGAGGGAGCGGTGGCTTTGCGTCATAAGCTCCCCGAAGGCCCGGGCGTCTTGCCGCCTTAGGGCCTCCACCCCCCGGAGGACCCTGAGGTTCTCGCTCACCACGTGCCGGGCCCGCCGGTCCAGGGGCGAAGGGAGGCTTTCCACCAGGCAGAGGTCGGCCACGTCCCTAAGGGACCGCACCCCGAGCCTCTTGGCCGCCTCCTCCGCCTCCTGGCGGCGCCGGTTGTACCCGGCCTCCGCCAGCCTGCGCCCAAGCCCGAGGTCCAGGACAGCCACCCGCACCCCCGGGGGAAGGGGAAGGTTCTCGTAGGCCAGGGTCCGGGTGTCCAGGAAGAGGGCCTGCCCCGGCTGGCCCAGGCTTGCCGCCATCTGGTCCATGATCCCGCACCGGACCCCCACGTACTCCACCTCCGCCTTCTGGGCGAGGCGGGCCACCTCCAGGTCGCTCAAGGGGAGGCGGTAGAGGGTGCGGAGGGCCCTGAGGGCCGCCACCTCGAGGGCGGCGGAGCTGGAGAGGCCCGCCCCCATGGGGAGGTCGCTGCGAACGTAGAACCTGGCCCCCGCCACCTCGTGCCCGGCCTCCCGGAGGGCCCGGACCACCCCGAGGAGGTAGTCCAGGAAGTCCCCTTGGGGCGGGGAGGAGAGGGGGCGGGCCCGGAGCTCCCCCAGGTTCTCGCTGAAGGCCTCCACCGCCCCCTCGAGGGGGGCGGCCTCCACCTGGGTGAAGTAGGGGATCGGGGTGGGGAGGACGTAGCCTTCCTGGTAGTCCGTGTGCTCCCCCAGGAGGTTCACCCGGCCGGGGGCCTGGGCGCTGGCCTGGGGCAGGACGCCGTAAACCTCTTGGAAGCCCATGCCTCCATTATGGGCAGAGGGCCCGCAGGTTGTGGCGCAGGAGGTCCAGGTAGGTCCTCACCCGGGCGTCCAGGGTGTCGGTGTAGAGGACCGCCACCCGGGCTCCTATGGCCTCGGCCAGGGTCTTCAGGGCCTTGCCCTGGAACTGGGGCTCGGCGAGGACGAGCCTGACCCCCTCCCTCTTGGCCTTCTCCAGGAGGGCGAGGAAGCTCCGGCTCCCCACCTCCTGGGCCCCGCCCTGGCTCAAGACCCCCACCACCTCCAGGCCGTACCGCCTGGCGAAGTAGCGGAAGGCGTCGTGCTGGACCACCACCTTCGTTCCCTTAAGCCCGCAGGCCCTATAGGCCCGGTCCAGGGCCTCCACCTCCTTTTTGAAGCGCTCCAGGTTGGCCCGGTAGAGGTCCCGGCCCCCGGGGTCCAAGGCGGCGAGGGCCTCGAGGATCCGCTCGGCGTAGCGGACGGCGTAGGCGGGGTCCAGCCAGAGGTGGGGGTCGCAGGGGCCGTGGCCGTGGTCCTCCTCCGCATGGTCCTCCCCGCAGATCAGGTCCGGCTGCCCCTCCCCGAGGAGGACCACCCGGGCGTTTTGGGGGAGGAGGGCCTGGAGCTTGGGCAGGTAGGGCTCGAGGCCGAGCCCGTTGGCGAAGAGGAGGCGGGTCTGGCTTAAGGCCTGGGCCACGGAGGGGGTGGGCTCAAAGGTGTGGGGGTCGGCCCCCGGGGGGACGACCGCCACCGCCGCCACCCGATTTCCCCCCACCTGCCGGACGAGGTCGGCGAGGATGGGGGTGGTGGCCGCCACCTGGACCTGGGCCAAGGCGGCGGCGAGGAGCCAGGGAAGGAGGGCTAGGGCGCGCATGGCAAAAGTGATATTGGATTATCAAACTCGCTTTGTCAACCCCCCGCGGTTGCGCCCCCCGGGGCCTTCCCCGTAGCCTGGGGGGGCGATGCGGCTGGAGGACCTTTTGGACCGCCTCGAGGCCCTGGAAGGCAAGCCCTACCCCTTCTACAAGGACCTGAAGGGGGTCTGGCGGGGAAAGGGCTTCGCCCTCCGCTTCGTCTACGTGCAGGGGGACCCCTTCGCCACCCCGAGCGTCCTGGAGGCGATCTACCCGGGCGAGGCCTTGGAGGCCCTCCGGGTCTACACCCGGGAGGAGGGGCGGGTGGCGGTGGAGGACTTCCTCCTCCGGGCCCTCAAAGCGCGGCTACGGGACCTGCCCCGCCTTGCGGGCTCCGGCCACTCGGGGGCCGTGCGGGTGGAGGTGGAAAGCCCCAAGGTCCTGCGCCGGGCCGGGGCGCACCTCGGGAAAAAGGCGCTTTCCCTCCGCTTCCGGGTGGGCCTTCCCGCCCAGGGAAGGCGCATCCTCGGGCGGGAGGCCAGGCGGCTCTTCCAGGCCCTCTCCCGCCACCTGGAGGCCTTCCTCCAGGAGCTGGACCGGGAGGCCCTCCTCCGCCACGTCCGCCAGGCGGAGGACTTCGCCTTCATCCAGGAGCGCCTCGCCGAGCGGGGCCTGGTGGCCTTCGTGGGGGAGGGGAGCCTCCTTCCCCGGGAAAGCGGGGTGAGCCAGAGGCCCCTGAAGGGGGCGGTGCCCTTCCAGAGCCCCCCTTCCCTCAAGGTGGCCTTCCGCACCCCCCACGCCGGGGAGGTGTGGGGGATGGGGCTTCCCCAGGGCCTCACCCTGATCACCGGGGGCGGGTTCCACGGCAAGACCACCCTCCTGGAGGCCCTGGTCCACGGGGTCTTCCCCCACGTCCCCGGGGACGGGCGGGAGTGGGTGGTGACGGACCCCCTCGCCCAGAGGGTCCAGTCCGAGGACGGGCGAAGCATGAAGGGCGTGGACCTCAGGCCCTTCGTCCACGACCTTCCCCTGGGCCAGGACACCGCCTTCTTCTCCACGGAGGACGCCTCGGGCTCCACGAGCCTGGCCGCGGCCATCCTCGAGGCCCTGGAGATGGGGGCGAGGGTGCTCCTTCTGGACGAGGACACCTCGGCCACGAACCTCCTGGTGCGGGACGCCCGGATGCAGGCCCTGGTGCGGCGGGAGACCCTGACGCCCATCCTGGACCGGGTTCAGGACTTCAAGGCCTTGGGCGTGAGCCTCGTCCTGGTGGTGGGGGGCGTGGGGGACTACCTGGACCTGGCGGACACCGTGGTCCTCATGGAGGCGTACCGCCCCCAGGAGGTGACGGCCGAGGCCAGGGCCATCGCCCGGGCCCACCCCACGGGCCGGGCCTTCGGCGAGCCCCGCTACCCCTTGCGGGCCGTGCCCCGGGCTCCCTTGCCGGCGAGCTTTGACCCCAGGCGGGGGCGGAAGGAGAAGGTGAAGGGCCGGGGCTTGCGGGAGCTCGTCTACGGGGAGGAGACGGTGGACCTCTCCGCCTTGGACCTCTTTGAGAACGCCCAGGTTCGGGCCCTC of the Thermus thermophilus HB8 genome contains:
- a CDS encoding thioredoxin family protein; this translates as MLQYPELPLESPLIDAELPDPRGGRYRLSQFHEPLLAVVFMCNHCPYVKGSIGELVALAERYRGKVAFVGINANDYEKYPEDAPEKMAAFAEEHGIFFPYLLDETQEVAKAYRALRTPEVFLFDERRLLRYHGRVNDNPKDPSKVQSHDLEAAIEALLRGEEPPLKEAPAIGCTIKWRPGNEPEVRIG
- a CDS encoding TRAP transporter substrate-binding protein, whose protein sequence is MKRRSFLRKVGVGLGASLFYRAFAQGSPTVRWRLVSSYPRSLDTLYGGAEELAKRVAELTGGRFQIRVYQAGELVPGGQVLDAVQQGTVEAGHTYGPFYVGKNPALAFDGGVPFGLTYRQHNAWMLMGGGLELLRRVYADFGVLQFPGGNTGTQMGGWFRREVRTLEDLKGLRMRIPGLGGLVMGRLGVVPQTLAAGDIYPALERGAIDATEFAGPYDDEKLGFYKVARYYYYPSFWEPSAQLSFLVAQREWARLPKEFQEAFQAAASEVNLTMMAKYDALNPPALKRLLAAGVRLRKWPAEIMRKAEEEARALYEEQAAKDPGYRRVYTAYWAFREEVFRWFAVAELGYQAFAFPSV
- the galK gene encoding galactokinase translates to MGFQEVYGVLPQASAQAPGRVNLLGEHTDYQEGYVLPTPIPYFTQVEAAPLEGAVEAFSENLGELRARPLSSPPQGDFLDYLLGVVRALREAGHEVAGARFYVRSDLPMGAGLSSSAALEVAALRALRTLYRLPLSDLEVARLAQKAEVEYVGVRCGIMDQMAASLGQPGQALFLDTRTLAYENLPLPPGVRVAVLDLGLGRRLAEAGYNRRRQEAEEAAKRLGVRSLRDVADLCLVESLPSPLDRRARHVVSENLRVLRGVEALRRQDARAFGELMTQSHRSLAQDYEVSLPELDALVEEALRAGAYGAKLTGAGFGGAVVALVAESRFPAFREALARRFPDLKVL
- a CDS encoding metal ABC transporter substrate-binding protein; this translates as MRALALLPWLLAAALAQVQVAATTPILADLVRQVGGNRVAAVAVVPPGADPHTFEPTPSVAQALSQTRLLFANGLGLEPYLPKLQALLPQNARVVLLGEGQPDLICGEDHAEEDHGHGPCDPHLWLDPAYAVRYAERILEALAALDPGGRDLYRANLERFKKEVEALDRAYRACGLKGTKVVVQHDAFRYFARRYGLEVVGVLSQGGAQEVGSRSFLALLEKAKREGVRLVLAEPQFQGKALKTLAEAIGARVAVLYTDTLDARVRTYLDLLRHNLRALCP
- a CDS encoding ABC-ATPase domain-containing protein; the encoded protein is MRLEDLLDRLEALEGKPYPFYKDLKGVWRGKGFALRFVYVQGDPFATPSVLEAIYPGEALEALRVYTREEGRVAVEDFLLRALKARLRDLPRLAGSGHSGAVRVEVESPKVLRRAGAHLGKKALSLRFRVGLPAQGRRILGREARRLFQALSRHLEAFLQELDREALLRHVRQAEDFAFIQERLAERGLVAFVGEGSLLPRESGVSQRPLKGAVPFQSPPSLKVAFRTPHAGEVWGMGLPQGLTLITGGGFHGKTTLLEALVHGVFPHVPGDGREWVVTDPLAQRVQSEDGRSMKGVDLRPFVHDLPLGQDTAFFSTEDASGSTSLAAAILEALEMGARVLLLDEDTSATNLLVRDARMQALVRRETLTPILDRVQDFKALGVSLVLVVGGVGDYLDLADTVVLMEAYRPQEVTAEARAIARAHPTGRAFGEPRYPLRAVPRAPLPASFDPRRGRKEKVKGRGLRELVYGEETVDLSALDLFENAQVRALGALFKRLGRLADGRTPLKALVERALLGVEDLFALEEAPELAWVRPLELAAAANRLRGLEVVQV